In the genome of Microbacterium paraoxydans, the window AGATGAGTGCGATGAAGGTCAGCACCGCCATCGACGAGAGGTACAGCCCCACGAGCCACGGCTCGCCGCCGACGGCCGCCCACAGGGCCACCGCGATGAACGGTGCCACGGCCGCACCGAGGATCGACGACACGTTGTACGCGATCGCGGAGCCGGAGTAGCGAACGTTCGTCGGGAAGAGCTCCGGCAGGAGTGCCCCCATCGGCCCGAACGTCGTGCCCATGAGCATGAAGCCGAACACGAGGAAGGCCTGGGTGAGAGCGCCGGTGAACTTCGGGTCCGCCTGCGGGAGCAGGAAGATGTTGAACGACAGGCCGAAGACGACGATGAGTCCGGTGACCCACAGCAGCAGCTTGCGGCGCCCGATGGCGTCGGCGATCGGCCCGGACAGCAGTGTGAAGATGCCGAAGAACACGACGCCGATGATCTGCATGAGCACGAAGTCCGTGTAGCCGAAGCCGAGGCCCGGGTAGAACTGCGCCGCGAACGCGCTCGGGTCGAAGTCCTTTCCGGTCGCCTCCGCGGCAGCACGGGCGGCGGCCGAGGCGGTCTCGAGGTCGGCGGCCTTCGTGCCGTAGGTGAGCGTGAAGTTCGTCATCAGGTAGAACAGCACGTACGTCGCCAGCATGATGAACGTGCCGAGGATGAGCTGCTTCCAGTGGTGCCGGAACACGGTCGCGAGCGGGAGCTTGCGGATGGCCCCGGTCTTCTCCGCCTTCTTGAACGTGTCCGACTCGACGAGCCGGAGCCGCACCCACAGGCCGATGATGACCATGACGGCGGAGAACAGGAACGGCACGCGCCAGCCCCAGGAGAGGAAGGCCTCGGACTTCAGCGCCGGGTCCTCGGGGTGGGGGAGTGCGAAGTTGATGGCGAGGAAGATGCCGTTCGCGATGATGAAGCCCAGCGGTGCGCCGAGCTGCGGGAACGAGCCATACCAGGCGCGCTTGCCCTTCGGGGCGTTCTCGGTGGCCACCAGCGCCGCGCCCGACCACTCGCCGCCCAGCGCGAAGCCCTGGGCGAGACGGAGGATCAGCAGGAGCAGCGGGGCGACCCAGCCGATCTGCTGGAAGGTGGGCAGGAGACCGATCACGAACGTCGCGATACCCATGGTGAGGAGCGATGCGACGAGGGTGGCCTTGCGCCCGAACTTGTCGCCGAAGTGACCGAAGACGACGGCGCCGATCGGGCGGGCGACCATCGCCGCGCCGAAGACGGCGAACGACGACAGCAGCGACGCGGTGTCGTTCGTGCTGGGGAAGAAGAGCGTGGGGAAGACGAGCACGGCTGCCGTCGCATAGACGTAGAAGTCGTAGAACTCGATGGTGGTGCCGACGAGGCTCGCGGTGATGACGCGCGAGCGGGGGTTCGCGGGGGTGGTGGCGGTGCTCAAGGGGTCTCCGATCCTCCGCCGGTATACCAGCGGACTCGGGCGAGTCTACGCCTTCCTGGGAGTTCGCTGGACGTTCATGACGGGTCGGGGTCGAGCGCGTCGGTGCCCCCGCGTAGAGTCGGGGGAGACCGGCCGGAGGGGGACGATGACCACGCGGATGCTGCTCCTCGCCGACACGCACGTCCCGAAGCGCGCGAAGCGGCTGCCGGACGCGGTGCTCCGGGCGATCGACGAGGCCGACGTCGTCGTGCACGCGGGGGACTGGGTCGATCTCGCCACCGTCGAGCTGCTCCAGGCCCGCGCGCGCGTGCTCCACGGCGTGCACGGCAACAACGACGGCCCCGAGATCCGCCGGGTGCTGCCGGAGATCGCGCGGTTCACCGTGGAGGACACCGCCGTCGCCGTCATCCACGAGACGGGCGCCGCGACCGGGCGCGAGAAGCGGATGGAT includes:
- a CDS encoding MFS transporter produces the protein MSTATTPANPRSRVITASLVGTTIEFYDFYVYATAAVLVFPTLFFPSTNDTASLLSSFAVFGAAMVARPIGAVVFGHFGDKFGRKATLVASLLTMGIATFVIGLLPTFQQIGWVAPLLLLILRLAQGFALGGEWSGAALVATENAPKGKRAWYGSFPQLGAPLGFIIANGIFLAINFALPHPEDPALKSEAFLSWGWRVPFLFSAVMVIIGLWVRLRLVESDTFKKAEKTGAIRKLPLATVFRHHWKQLILGTFIMLATYVLFYLMTNFTLTYGTKAADLETASAAARAAAEATGKDFDPSAFAAQFYPGLGFGYTDFVLMQIIGVVFFGIFTLLSGPIADAIGRRKLLLWVTGLIVVFGLSFNIFLLPQADPKFTGALTQAFLVFGFMLMGTTFGPMGALLPELFPTNVRYSGSAIAYNVSSILGAAVAPFIAVALWAAVGGEPWLVGLYLSSMAVLTFIALIFTPETKDHDYEDDLGLASAVEL
- a CDS encoding metallophosphoesterase family protein gives rise to the protein MTTRMLLLADTHVPKRAKRLPDAVLRAIDEADVVVHAGDWVDLATVELLQARARVLHGVHGNNDGPEIRRVLPEIARFTVEDTAVAVIHETGAATGREKRMDLAFPDADLLVFGHSHIPWDTVTPNGLRLLNPGSPTDRRRQPVHTMMHVVVDGRDVEATLAPLR